One Takifugu flavidus isolate HTHZ2018 chromosome 3, ASM371156v2, whole genome shotgun sequence genomic window, cctcccctcccctctcctcccctcccctcccctcccctcccctcccccctctcccctcccctcccctcccctcccctcccctctcctctcctctcctctcctctccctcccctcccccctcctctcctctcctctcctctcctctctctctcctcccctcccctcctctcctctcctccccctcctctcctctcccctcccctcccctcccctcctctcctctcctctcccctccccctctcccctcccctccctctcctctcctctcctcttcctctcctctcctcccctctcctctcctctcctccccctctcctctcctcctctctctcctcccctctcctctcctctcctctcctctccctctcctcctcctcctcctctcccctcccctcccctcctctcctctctcctctcctctcccctcccctctcctctcctcctcctctcccctcctctcctctcctctcctctcctctcctcgtcctctcctctcctctctcctctcctctccctctcctctccctctcccctcctctcccctcctcctcccctcccctccttcccctctctcctctctcctctcctctcctctcctcccccccctctccctctcctcccctcctcccccctctcctcctcctctcctctcctctcctcgtcctctcctctcctctcctcgtcctctcctcccctcccctctcccctcccctctcccctctcctctcctctcctcgtcctctcctctcctcgtcctctcctctcctctcctctcctctcctcctcctctcctctcctctccttctcctctcctctcctctcctctcctctctctcctcttcctctcctctcctctcctctcctctcctctcctcgtcctctcctctcctctcctctcctctccttctcctctcctctccttctcctctcctctcctcatgttGCATGTCTTTTTGCCAAAGCTCCTCACTCCTCATCTGCGCTACACCCTTGAGATCAACTGCAGAGGACGAACTCAGCTCATCTCACCTGACGGCATCTTCAAACAGGTGCGCGCCCTGGACCAGGACCGTCCCATTCTGGAACGTTTCAATCATCTTCTGATGGCTTTACGTTTAGGTTGTGTCTACTGGTGGGGAGGGCGTGCTGGTCCTGGCTCAGAGGGAGTACTCGGCACTAACCTACCGCTCCCTCCAGCCTCGCAATGACTTCGCTGACAGAGGCGTCGCCCGGCTGCCCAAGTATTTCTACCTGGAGCACAGCCTGATGGTGTGGGATGCCATAGACAAGTACAGAACACACAGCTGACGGAACCAAACACGAAGAAGCACTGTTACATATGTCATGAAGCACTTTACCTGCCTGGGTGACCATTATTATTGTCTCGAACATTTCTCAGTCGTTTTAAATTGAAAAGCTAGTAAATAATAGCTCTTCATATTATCTTGTACAATTCCATTATTTACTGAATATGGTGTTTATGCAATCTAAATATTCTTTTTTGAAATCTGGAACAGAAAGTCCTAATATTGATGTTCTTAGACATTAATTGCTTAATCTCTACGTGTGGATGATGTGAGCTAAAACGATTAGAGGAAGGGTCAAATCCACCCAGTGGTGTGATGCATGTGTCTGACAGTTGTGTATCTGTTCCTCCAGGTTTGTGTCAGGGGTGGTGAGTTTATACTACCAGTCTGACCAAGATGTTCAGCAGGACCCGGAGCTCCAGGCTTGGATCAGAGATATCACACAAGAAGGCTTCACAGAGCTGCCCAGCTTCGGTCTGTCACGTTTGTCGGGTTggcttgtttttttaagcagaaTTTAAAAGAGAGAACAGTCTTAGGCAGTTAGAATAACTACTGCATTACCTGTAATATACCGTATGTTGTGGCTGTCTGTATGTTCAGGTCTGCCCTCCAAACTCTGCAGCAGGGAAGAGCTCTGCACGCTGCTGTCAGTAGCCATCTTTACCGCCTCAGTGCAGCATGCTGCCACCAACAATGGACAGGTGCTTCCAGATCACACACTGTCCTCGGTGTGGCCCACCAGAGTCCTCTTTTCAATTCTGTTCCTGCTGATGCTTTTCCAGTTTGATTGGTGTGCCTGGATTCCAAACACCCCCTGCACCATGAGGCAACCCCCGCCAGGAGACAAGGATGCTGTTACTATGGAGACCATCATGGCCACCCTTCCTGATATTAGCCAGTCCTGTATGCAGATGGCCATCACATGGCATCTAGGAAGACCACAACCAGATGCAGttagtctctctctcactctccctctctctgtgtttgactatatctatatatctatatccaTCTTTTCCACCGTAGGTTCCATTGGGTCACTACAGCGAGGAATATTTCACTGAGACCAAGACCCTCGAGCTGATTGACAAGTTTAAAGAAGAACTGCGGGAGATCGAGGAGCACAtcctccaacagaacgaggGAACGGAGCCTTCATATCTCTTCCTGCTGCCCAGCCGCATCGAGAACAGCATTACTATATAAAGACTAGCGGATGAAAAATTTACACCAGCACATATATGACACCCCCCATTTGTTTGGTGTTATTCTTGTTTGGTTTGGGACGGGCTATATCACTTTGATgaaattgttgttgtttaaccTAAAAAAACAGCCCAAACTACAATTTGACCATTTTTAAGCTTGTTTATAATGCTGAATAACATTAAATTCCACGAAACTGGGAAATATCCTAAGAAtaagacacatttaaaatgaatatcTCTGTACACATTTAATAAATTCATTTGATGACATGTTTGTCTACACGTTTCAAAGGTAAATCCTCACATAGGAGAGACCTTTCGTTAATTAATGCAGTATAGTGATATCAGAAGCGCATATAGCATGGTatttacattttgaaatgttATAGGCAGAttgagatattaaaaaaaaaacaaaaaaaaacgtaaTACTATTTGGACTTTGGCAGCACACAATTTATTTTCAATAACATCCATGAATATATTAAATGCAGtttgctgcagcttttaaatTTTAAGCTAATAAATATAATTGCACCTAAAAATACAGTCCTGCACTAATGGTTTATTAGAAAGATGGagttaaaatgtttaaatatatCATAAGATGATCATTTATCAGTAAAGTGCCTATAATGGGCtataaaatgagaaaaattaATGAGTCACAATATAATATTCATTTCTGGTGTTGCTATTAATACCTTGACTTATATGTTAGGACCTTTTCTTGGACTGCAGCACTTTCTAAGTTAACCTGTATTTAATAATTTAACAGCTGTCAGCGCATCTGCACTACAGGACTTGAGAACTGAAATGTACAAATCAAAAGGGCTGTGTACCATTATAGGGGAGGTAAAACCAAAATCATTGGCAAATCATTCCAAAAGAAAGGAATATCCCGAGTGGTTTATGCAACAATGAAGCCATTTCATCCATCGAGGTAGAATCAACCACATCttacaggggaaaaaacagaacaaaagaagaaaagagaagtgaTTTACTCTCACAAAACATTCAAGCATTTGGAAGGTTCGGTGATCGGGATGTTGAGCCTTCAGCACATGAGCCGAGCGGCACTCCTCCCTGCAGCAGGTGGCACTAGTGCACTAGATACGCCTAAAGAAAAGTCACAAACATGGACATGAGAAGAAATGAAGGATATTTTCATTCTGAATGCTTTctttttgcacttttttctaAAAAACATCATGAGGTAAAATAAacgcccaaaacacacacactacaggTTATTGAAGGCAATATTGGCTGAATGACTACAGGGATATTATATAATTACCAATTATTTTTGAATGAGATAGCCTTGCAACATTTGATCTTAATTAATCCTTGTCTGTTAATGTTGTCacgtcttttttttaacagtcaaCAAAACAAAGGCCTGATTCTTTGCCCACCTTGcgtttgttcagcttcatctgacagaaggagaagaggCCGACCAGGACGTAGATACCAGCCGCTATGAAGCAGTTATAGCCGATGCTGTTGTACAGGCCGTAGATTCTATGAGGAGGGTTTGaactaagaaaagaaaaagtagcATCACGTTCCAAAAAAGGTAGATAAGTAGAGATGATGAAAGTGGTGAAATTCTAAAGAAACACCAATAATGGAAGACAGTTTAAGGTTGCTGATATGTATGAAAAGAGAGCCAtgttgttgaaaaaaaaaacttgtttctTCAGCTTCCATGACCAAGATTTGGTTTTTAAACAGGGAAGAACTGTCTCTTAATCCTACATAATGTGTATAGTACTTCAGGCAAAGAAGGCCTTACTCTTGGTGGATATCATCTTCAGTCAATGGAACATCTTCAATCAGAACTGCTGAATGTGTGGTGAAGAAAATCCCCAACAAAGCCTGATCAATAAAAGGACTTAGTTTAGATACATACTCTTACTTTTTAATTCctactaaaaaaataaattaatttgaataaatCAGCTTCAAGTTGCCGGTTTCAGAACATAATAACAAGGACAATGTCTGTCAAAAAGTTCCAAAAGGATCAATGATGTGAATGTAAAAATCAGTTAAACCAAAGCGGAAGTCAGCGGGTCAAGTCATATGGTTactactctaaccctaaaatATACTAAAACATACTCTAACCCATGCACGTTTTGgaaagaaatgattaaaaattgTTATAATTCAAAGGTTCAGAGACAGTTACTATCCACGTTATTAACCTTTGGCATTATTTTGGAAGCTACTTGTTAGGAGACGTTAGATTGACACTTACCAACATTACAACCCCCCACATACTCAAAACCAATCCACAGGCGGCAAGTTTTGGTCCACAAATTAGACCCCGCATTATTGTGATTTCCTATATAAAAACGGGAAAAAATGAATAACGGAGCAATGATTCGAACTTCAGCAGCAAGTTCGCTCATATGTTTGGATCAGGTGACTGGACGCAATACCGGAAGTTCCCGAAATGTCAGTAAAGATGgtttaaagaaaatgaatttaaatttcAGTATAAATTAAAAATTGCAAAATGTTTATATGAATGTGACAAGTTAAAGAAAATGTTAGGGCACAGGTTCATATCGGGAATCACTGAAGTTTATCAAAGTTTTAAAATAGACACTAACATGCTTCAAAACTATCAGGTGACCACTTGTCACAGTCACGTGTCTCTTCTCTCATTGGTTCGCTTGATGCTGTCTTCAGGAACGTAGGGGAAAAATGGGTCGAACGCCAGAGACAAGGAGTTTCCTCTTATGTTTGTTCTTCTGTCTCCATTTAAATTTAATCGTGAAGACGTGTACACTTCCTCAAAGTGGAAAGcttgagaaaatgaaacaaaaacacccaaatAAAAAAAGTCTCCATCTCCACTCATGAAACCTAAaccttttgatttttttaaataacatgtTCGTTTCAGGACATATAAAACATGATCCAATATGAAAGATGTAAAATTGCCcattttcaatattttattgtatttattaaatTTTTATGGCATGCACTGTAAAAATGGATGTAAAGTAATGGTATTATATTAAACTGGCCCTTCTAAGGGAAGCCTGACTAATGAATTGCAGTATTCTGAGACGTAATATTTATGGTACTACAACTACttaaaatgaatgaagaaaTAACTATGACAAAGTTTATGGATGACCAAAAGTACATTTCCTTATATACTGTGAGTTTCTAGAAGGAGAGGGAAAATTACGACAAGGCCGTGAACGCAGCATTGGCCATTCGTTGGAATTGTATCCTGTTGTATTTGTTCTTAGCGACTCATGTAATTTagataaatgtaatatttaatttgCATTATGCATAGGTCTGTGTGAAGTTGACGACTTCCCTGGAGCTGTAGAAGAGATCCACCCTGTGTTTGATTTTTAGTTCAAGAGCACCAAATGCTACCGTGCTACTCTGTTAGCATCTTGCTCGCAACTGTCCTGCGCGCTTCTCTAAAGCCGTCGTTGGTCTCAACAGTCCAGTtctgcaaagatcaggaaaatGACCTCAGCTTCCACTAAAGTAGGTACACGTACAAGCAGAATATGGGATTTCGCCAGGGTGAACTCAGGGGAACCTTGCTTCATGTACATTTCCTAGCCATTATTGAAAACAATAACTATGGTGTACAATCCACGGCATGTAACAGGCATCTGGTTAACACTATATAAAGTGATGGCATACTTAAATTTCATCAATTAAACCAGATTAAGTGGAAATTGTGATGGCATACCATAGTTATTTTAGACAGCTCGTCACCAGCTTGCTAACGATGGCTGAATATATAATAATGAGTCCGTTTCATTCATAGAAACCTTTTATTGAGGGTAGCTGTGCTCCACAGGTCGGTGAGATCTTCTCCGCAGCTGGAGCCGCTTTCACAAAGCTGGGAGAGCTGACCATGCAACTTCACCCAGTGTCAGATTCCAGTCCTGcagggtaaacacacacacacacacacacacacacataaaggcaTTATCTTAGATCGTTGTGGAAAGTGAAATTCCACATCCTTTGAAACCGAGACGAGACTTTAATTGAGATGAAAGAATTTCTTTGATCATGGGCAAATTAACTTCTATTATCTTGTGAGAAAGCTTCTACTGAAACTGATTTCATAAATATCAATCCTAATTATTTTATCCATTATATTTGCTGGAAAAATAGTTCTTTTGGCTTATGATTGGTGGCCTGTAGACAATAAAGTTTCTTAATCTGTGAGATATTTCTAATTTCTTTATAATTCAGATCCTGCTCTTGCCCTGATTGAAACATTAAAGCCAGTTTAGTTTCCACCCTCCTAGTAATCAACCAAAAAGTGCAACCAAGAGGAAGCTGCATGAAGATGGTCCCCCTCTGGCTTCATCTGAAGGGTCAAAGAAGGTTGGGAAGAAAACTGCTGTCACTGTGGCGAAGCATGGCCCTC contains:
- the rnaseka gene encoding ribonuclease kappa-A, with the translated sequence MRGLICGPKLAACGLVLSMWGVVMLALLGIFFTTHSAVLIEDVPLTEDDIHQDSNPPHRIYGLYNSIGYNCFIAAGIYVLVGLFSFCQMKLNKRKAYLVH